Sequence from the Mytilus galloprovincialis chromosome 13, xbMytGall1.hap1.1, whole genome shotgun sequence genome:
CACATCAACAATAAGGGAAAACAACGAAGAACAGGAACACTGAAGCGAAAAAAACCCCACttacatacatagaaacgaataAATCTTGTGCCAAGATTTCAGTTAAAATACTGAAATATATTAATACCTAATAAAGAGCATTTTACCGTTTTATTAATATTTCCatattatttgctatttttcTACCATTTTTTGTTCCGTGGTCTTTTGCACTGGAAATTATCGTTCTATTGCACTGATCTGTTATGACCTCTTATTCTGAAATCTGATTAGTTGAAAGGTATTCATGTTGTCCAATCAAATTGGGTCTTTTAAACGTTCTTGGCATAGCCGTTAAATTTTGAAGAATATTTGATATGTTGACTGTAATGATTTCTTGTCATTTAAATTACTCTGATTGCATGTCCGTTTTATTGAATTTCTAAAGTATTTGTTGTACATGTATGCTCCTTACACATTTTAATTAATACAGTTGTTACTTTCATACTCAGCTTTCATAAGTTTTATTTCTAAGAATTTAATAGAACTGACTCAGTATGTATTAGGTAATAAAACAGATCAAAAATATATTTCCTTGGTATGAAGATCAGCTCATTGTTCTATTGCCCTCAGCCGTTGGCTTCTGGCAATGGAACAATAAGCTGATCGTCATACCTCTGGAAATATCCTTTGATATATTGCATAGTTACATATTAAATAACTGTATATTAGGATGTTGCACTAACGATTAAATGATGGTAGGTAaatgtttaaaactaaattttcataaaaacgtCGAATGGACTGACTAAAGGAAAAGGAGTTTGGTACATCAAAGTTGATAGAAGAGTTAGAAGACGGGTGCCACTTGATTAGCAGGaattgttaaaattgtataaacaCTTGAGTTCTCCCCtatttttgatggggttcgtgttgctaagtctttagagTATTTTTTGAGATGTTTTGTAATTGTGTTCCTCCCTttgttgtttttacttttgtCAATTGCATTGTTTGTTGTCATTAAACTTATGATTTTTATATGAATCCTCCTTTCTTCTTTCCCAAAAGCGAATCCTTCACATGTTCATGTTCTCGAATGTTTGTATgtcaaaaaaacaatgaaaactaCACgtctatataatttttatttttatatacataaagcacgaaacatatatttacaaacagTCATCTAAATGTACATATAGCAATCGAAATGAAAAATTTAAGATACAAAAATAGCAAATTGCGACACGAATTCCATTCACAAAGCACATTAATTCACACCCTGTTGTTTATTGAGTTCGTGTGGATCAGGTTTTTAAGTTTTATAAGTGTTTGGAGGACTGCTCATCCTTTTGTCGCTTGTAAGTTATCCTTCGAGTTATTGTCTGAATATTTATCTCGGATTTTCTAAACTACATCGATACAAATTAACCATGTAAAATTCTgattgttttataaaattctCTTATAACTAAAATGACAACTTTGTATCACTGTTCAAAATATGAATTGAATCATACTTTTTATTTCAACGGttcaaatacattgttttcaatttattaccACTGAATAAAGATTGTGCATACAAAAACATGTTTCTCATAAACAGTAAAAATATCTACACATCACATTCAGCAAGACTCCCATTGACAAAAGCAATAGTAAAGCTACACAACACTTTACAAAGcataataaactcattatagataccaggattaaaatgatttataattgCGCCAGATGCGGGTTTCGTCTcaaaaagactcgtcagtgacgcttgaatcaaaaaatgtttaaaggaccaaataaagtacgaagttgaatagcattgaggaccgaaaatttctaaaagttttgccaatacagccaaggttatctattcctgaggtagaaaagccttagtttttcaaaaattcaaagttttattaacagttaatttataattatgaacatatcatatagaagtgctgactactgggcttgtgataccctcggggaaataaatctccaccagcagtggcatcgacccagtggttgcaaataaactcatcatagatgatTATGAGTAAAATCTATCATTAATAAATTCAAAGATAATTCATTCAAATTAGCATTACAGATAGTAACAAATGTACAAAGTAGACATATgcttctacaaaaaaaaacagtataaatacattgtttttaatttcacaCCACCcaattaacaatgattaagttTCCTGCTTACAAAACACATGTATCCTATATACAGTAACTATATATACACATCACAGTCAGGAAGTCTCCCATTAACAAAAATAGTAGTAAGGCTACAGTATTTTATAAAGGATAAAAGTGAGTAAAATCTATCATAAATCAAATCAAAGATAATTCAGTCAAATTATCATTACAGATAGTAAACAAATGTACATAGTACATATATGCTACGACAAAACAACTTAGTATACATAcataaattgttttcaatttaacaCCACCTAATAAGTTTCTTGCGTACAAAACACAGGTTTCCTATTGACAGAAAAATTGTGAAGACATCTCAGCAATATTTGAATTGACAAAAGcagtagtaaaaagtaaaatcacaaaaatactgaactccgaggaaaattcaaaacggaaagtcactaatcaaatggcaaaatcaaatgataaaacacatcaaaccaatggacaacaactgccatatttctgacttggtacaggtttttCAAATGTTATCCtgcaatacattttaaagaataaCAGAGAGTAAAATCTAGCATAAATCATTTCAAAGATAatacattcaaattatcataacagatatttttaaaaatgttcagaGTAAACATATGCTACTACACACAAAACAttacacatacattttttttcaatttaacacCACCTAATAAAGTTTCTTGCATACAAAAACACCATTTTAcagtaaaattatcaaaacatctCAGTAAGCAATTTTTCAGTTGACAGAAACAGTAGGAAGGGTACCATGCTTCATCAGGATTTTCAGTTAGTAGATCATATCATGAATGAATCCACAGATAAAATATCTTAATTGCAACCGAAAGAAGGTTTCATATGATAGAAACATTACATTGGCAGACAATGATGTAACTTTCAATGTTATCGGTGACGAAGCACCCCAACTTAGCCCTTCACACATCACAAGCAATGTCAACCGATCTATAGGTTCAACCTATGACATCACtggaaaaaacatttttataattgaCAACGACAGTTCATAAAATTCAAACAATAGCTAAAGGGTTTACAATCAaagatttaattttcaaactgATTAAGTTTTAATATATGTGTGATATATTGTATCATCTGATAACAAATCTAAAACGGATAAcagcaaatatttgaaaaatgtacAGAGTAGACATTTGCAActacaaaaacagtaaaaaaaacacaatttttatttttacgtacatatttttttttatatctgatcATAGATATAATGTAAGTATACACGGCATCGAAAACTGaacaaacttttataaaaaataaatatatacaaatacatcAACAAATAATACTTTGTTACTACATAGATTTTACAACACCGCATAGAATAATTCAATAACGTAATCATAGGACTCCAAAGAGAGGAGAGCACGTACATTGACATTGTTATAAACTCTGGCCATGCaaaataaacactttaaaaaGGAATTATAATAGCAATTCTAATTATCATATAGAATATTCCATAAAATAACCAGTACGTGTCTACTATTATTTTAACAAaggataaaaaataatgttaacaaTACATCAATAGTTGTTAACATTACATGACTTTATCTTGGTTTCTATTAATTAGTGTTGCCTAATCTGAAGTGTTCTATATGGTTAATGACTGTTTGTCTTATTGTTGTAAGTctgttattgttttctttttgattGCACATTTGCAACCGTCAATTAACAGAAATGAAAATTGAGGAATTATATCTATAAACACTTTACAAACTGTTTGCCTTATGATTAATACAactattaaacagaaaaaaaacactatgTGGTATACTTCTGCAAGTACGTATTTGActgtaattaaataaataaacactTGAATCGTTGTATACAGCTGTAAGGAGTTATTTCATAAAATGATAAAtgctaattaaaaaataaatagaacctCTGAGGTCATAATTGACATAACAAGTGGGTAGGggattataaaaaacaaaacaaagaaaggtattttgtatgttttgatatttttgggGCATTTCAAGATAGAAAATGCTCGTGACCAATTTCAATTtctgtttaaacattttaaaattaaatttatataataaaaatcttGACATGCACAAGAAGCTCTTTGATTTGTTAACCTTGATCATGAATGATCAAAGTCAAAGCCCACCAACAAAATCAGTCAAGAGTTTATATGTGGATCCCGTAAAGGCCTCAAttacaaaaatgtcaattttgctACGTAAAGTGTTAACCTTTCTGAAACAAACATAAATCTTTCAAAAGAGAATATAAAAAACAGTTTataataaagtatgtcaataccAAAAACACTGACTTCCAAAAAAGACATAACATAGCGtttcttattgtttttgtttaagaaATGTTTTATTATCAGATGGGTTCATCAACTATTTCTTCCAGATGCACACTTTTAAGACTCGAATACAGTCTCGATTCGTTCAGACTGCTTCTTTGCAATGATTGATAGACATTTGTATTGATCCTCCTGCTCTCCTCGTCCGTCTGAATCCCATCTGCCGACGAATCACTTGATATATCACCATCTGTCAGATTTCTTTGTTCAATATGTATACTGGTGAGACTAGAATACTGTCTTGATTCGTCACGCCTATTTCTGTGTAGAGATTGATAGACATTTGTATTGGTCCTTCTGCTCTCCTCGTCCGCTTGAATCCCATCTGCCGACGAATAACTAGATATTTCACCATCAATCAGATTTCTCTGTTCTAATGGTGATACAATGATATTTGACATTTGGATTTCCTCAATTTCCACATATTGTGCATCGCTCCCTCTATTTGTTGACAGATTTGGACTGATATCTGCTCTACGGTCACCATGGGTAATAACATTTAAGTTTATGTtcgcttttttaatttttttacgaGCGCAAAAGCAGACGAGACCGGCAATGAGAAGGACTAAAATGCAAGCTCCACAAGATATAAAGATAACGTCTGTATTTATTATACctacaaaaaaattacaatatgatgtaaaataatttgattgaaatgAATAGTTTGCTTTTCTACGTTTGATATAATATTAACGGCGCCAAGAGGGTCATGTTCAGTATCTAATAAAATTTAAACGAAGAAAACAACAGAATTCTTATAATTGACTATCATAAACATTGATTCATTATCTGGAGATTATATTTCAATATAGTCGTTATTGTCCAGCGAGTCTATATTCCATCCATTCCGTTTCTCATCATTCTTCAAATCAAAAAGcagaaatgtttcattttgttattaatttttaatcttaagtcaataaaacaattaaaaagcaGAGACAGATCGGATTTTAATAGATTTAGACCATAAGTAATTGGTACATTCAAAGTATTACAATAAAAGCACTTCATATAAGAATAATTTAAGAACCATAAATAGTGATGCATGAAACAACATTTATAAACCCCAAAAACAGCAAAGAACTAGAATGTAAAAATGGACTGTATGCTGATTAACGTTTAGTAttagtaaatttttgttatttgttttattataaactcTGACCTTACCTGTTGTACTTTCTGTTGTAGTAACAGACGATCGATAGGATACTGTTGCCGTTTGTGATTCTGACAAAAATGGAAATAAGATAGAATTCTATAAAGACAATAACCaattaattatgaaataaaatgagtAAAAACATAGCTTTGGGAAACAACAATTCATCAACAAACAGACAATAGCATATTTAAGGGATCAATTTTTAAGAAGAAATGAAAGTGTTAACTACATGTACACCAgtttcaaacaatattttaatgttttcacGGAAAATACTTCCCTCATCATGTTTTTGTGGATGGTAAGTATTAAAAAAGGATGaagaaatgaagaaaaagaaatgaTATTGCAAGCaatcaaaaaatttacaaaaaaaacccaaacatggcaaagattttattacaaaatatggAGATATAGCGTTATAATGAGACAAAATAAATCAAGTCAATTTCTAttctatttattaaattttataaaaaacttGATCGGCTTAGGTTTTGTTTATGTGTGTGTGGTATCATTTATGTTATTGCATGTGTAATATTACtacatacaatttataaacacACAACATATTGTTTTAAAAGAGATATAATGGATTCTTACTTTTTACCCGGGAAACTTATGTCTAAACAATATAATCTGGTTAAATATACGCTAGTCATTCCTTTTAATGATATTAAATTGAACtaatttttattcttaatttgtgttttatttaagaaaacaaaaacaaaaacttgtGTGATTAGTAAACACGTTAAGCTTTTTAAAGTGATACTATTGCATGACGATATAGACTAAGACTGTAGGTACTCTTGCAaagataaataagaaaaaaattgatatgaAGGGAATGTTGTTATATATCCAGACAGTTCCATCTTTATTATTAAATCTTATTTGTGTGAACAATCTCTCAATCTGGACCCATGATGAGAACGACCAACCGACATTACAATTTAATTGCAATCAACGAAATAAATCATAAACTCTGACCATACCTGTTGTACTTTCTGTTGTACGTGCTGAATACTCTGTAGTAACAGACAATGGATAGGATtctgttgttttttgtgtacCTGACAAAAATatgagtttgtttttttaaaagcaacAATCCACCAATCATGAAATTGAATGAGTAAGAGCATATATTTGGGAAACAATAATTTTTCTACAAGCTGACAACAGCATATTCAGAAGAAATGCAATAGGCTTCAATTGTTTTTCTTTACCGGAAAGCAAAGTAGCAAAGTGTTAATTATACCAGTTTCAAACTATATTTCAATTTTGCACGGTTTATGATTCCCTTAGCATGTCTTTTGGATTGTTAGTGTTAAAAAAAGATGACAGaagaaaaagataaatattttatatggctaggattcaaatatttataaagacgtttgtaaatattattatacctacaaaaataaattacaatCTGATCATGGCACTGATGTAAACTAATTTGATTGAAATCAATAGTTTACTTTTCTACTTTCGATATAATATCAACTGAGTCAAGAGGGCCATGTTCAGTAtctaataaaatttaaacaaagacGAAACATAATTCTTATAATTGACTATCATAAACATTGATTGATTATctggatattttatttcaatatgatttCGTCCAGCGAGTCTATATTTCATTCATTCCGTTTCTCATCATTCTTCATATTAAAAGGCAAAAATGTTCCATTTTGCTATTAATTTTAAATCTTAAGTCAATAACGCAATTAAAAAGCAAGGAGACAGATCGGACTTTACTACATTTAGACCACAAGTAATGGTTACTTTCGAAGTATTACAATAAAAACACTCCAtataagaattaaaaaccaattgttcatagaacaattgaaagtctttccacatcaaagaaattttgataagatagtttcttcatactgatgcaatAAATAATAGTAAACTCTGACCTTACCTGTTGTACTTTCTGTTGTAGTAACAGACGATAGATAGGATACTGTTGCTGTTTGTGATTCTGACAAAAATGGAAATAAGAAAGAATTTTAAAAAGGCAATAGCCCattaattatgaaataaaatgagtAAAAACATACCTTTGGGAAACAACAATTCATCAACAAACAGACAATAGCATATTTAAGGGATCAAGTTTTAAGAAGAAATTAAAGTATTAACTACAAGAACACCAgtttcaaacaatattttaatgtttgaaCGGGAAATACTTCCCTCATCATGCTTTTATAGATGATGAGTATTAAAAAAGGAtgaagaaatgaagaaaaaaaaattatattgcaaGCAAtcaaaaaatttaccaaaaaaacccccaaacatgacaaagattttattacaaaacatgGAGATATGGCGTTATAATgagacaaaataaatcaaatcaatttctattatatttattaaattttgtcTTGTGTGTGTGGCATCATTTATGTTATTGCATGTGTAATATTACtacatacaatttataaacacACAACATATTGTTCAAAAGAGATATAATGGATTCTTACTTTTTACCCGGGAAACTTATGTCTAAACAATATAATCTGGTTAAATATACACTAGTCATTCCTTTTGATGATATTAAATTGAACTAAttcttatttcttaatttgtgttttattttaggaaaaaaaaacaaaaacttgtgCGATTGGTAAATACGTTAAGCTTTTTAAAGTGATACTATTGCATGACGATATATACTAAGACTGTATGTACTCTTGCAaagataaataagaaaaaaatggatATAAAGGGAATGTTGTTATATATCCAGACAGTTCCATCTTGATTATTAAATCTAATTTGTGTCAACAATCTCTCAATCTGGACCCATGACGAGAACGACCAACCGACATTACAATTTAATTGCAATcaacaaaataaatcataaacTCTGACCATACCTGTTGTACTTTCTGTTGTACGTGCTGAATACTCTGTAGTAACAGACAATGGATAGGATTCTGTTGTCGTTTGTGTACCTGACAAAAAtatgagttttttttaaaagcaacaaTCCATCAATCATGAAATTGAATGAGTGAGAGCATATGTTTGGGAAACAATAATTTATCAACAGGCAGACAGCAGCATATTCAGAAGAAATACAAAAGGCTTCAATTGTTTTTCTTTACCGGAAAGCAAAGTGTTAACTATACCAGTTTCAAACTATATTTCAATTTTGCACGGTTTATGATTCCCTTAGCATGTCTTTTGGATTGTTAGTGTTAAAAAAAGAT
This genomic interval carries:
- the LOC143057272 gene encoding uncharacterized protein LOC143057272 yields the protein MCIMKSFQDFLQKNFRNSSASCVGETNLLINHNFTSCKGTQTTTESYPLSVTTEYSARTTESTTESQTATVSYLSSVTTTESTTGTQKTTESYPLSVTTEYSARTTESTTESQTATVSYRSSVTTTESTTGIINTDVIFISCGACILVLLIAGLVCFCARKKIKKANINLNVITHGDRRADISPNLSTNRGSDAQYVEIEEIQMSNIIVSPLEQRNLIDGEISSYSSADGIQADEESRRTNTNVYQSLHRNRRDESRQYSSLTSIHIEQRNLTDGDISSDSSADGIQTDEESRRINTNVYQSLQRSSLNESRLYSSLKSVHLEEIVDEPI